From the genome of Symphalangus syndactylus isolate Jambi chromosome 13, NHGRI_mSymSyn1-v2.1_pri, whole genome shotgun sequence:
CCATTCTGAGGGCACCATGCGTTACTCACATCCCAGAATGTGTTATTGCCATTCATTTCAATGATACATAGAACCCATCAGCGATGGCCCAAGAAAATCTGTGGGCAGCCTCGGAGACCACCATGGCTGTTGACTTGCTGCCATCTGCAGCTTCAGGACCCACAGTAACTTCAtctttagtccttttttttttttctttcttttttttttttttttttgagacagtctttcttactctgtcacccaggctggagtgcagtgatacgatcatgacttactgcagccttgaactcctgaacctctgggctcaagtgctattcctgcctcagcttcccaactacctgggactaaaggcgaatgacaccaccacacccagctttttttttctttcatagaggCACAGTCTTACTATGATaatcaggctggtttcaaactcctggcttcaagtgatatccctgccttagcctctaaaagttctaggattacaggtgtgagccaccatgcctgacctagccttctttttaaaatataggcatTAAAGACCAGCATTTTCAGTCTAGGAACTGTTAGCTGCATTCTGCATTCTCATTTGCCACATGTTTTGAGATGTGCTGTTTTCATCATTGTGTAGTTGTAAgtgttttcctttgcttttttttcttttgaggtgtagtctcgctctgtcacccagactggagtcagtggcatgatctcagctgactgcaacctctgcctcccagattcaagcgattctcctgccttagcctcccgagtagctgggactacaggcacgtaccaccatgcctggctaatttttgtatttttagtagatatagggtttcactatattggccaggctggtcttgaactcctgacctcgtgatccacctgcctctgccccccaaagtgctgggattacaaggcatgagccactgcgcctggcctgttctaGGTGTTTTGTAATTTCTGTCAAGTTTTCTCTTTGATCTGTCAATTACTGAgaaacaagtttttatttttccaaataaataggGGTTTGCTTTACTCGCTGTTTtattgtatttggttttctttctgttaCTGGCTTTTAACTTGCTGCCTCAAAGTCAAGAGGCTGTAGTCTGGGCTTTGTTGAACTTTTTCTTTGACCTGGTCAGTGTTAGCAAATGTTCCACTTGTGCTTAGAAAGAAAGCATTTTATTCTAATTTGTACATAGATTTTCATCCAGCTGTGTGATCAGATTGGCTAACTACATTCTGTCCTGCATAACTCTTTTCCATTcttctgtgttttcatttctaaaagagGTTCATTAAAACCTCCCacctgccgggcgcagtggctcatgcctataatcccagcactttgtggggctgaggcaggcggatcacctgaggccaagcgttcgagaccagcctggtcaatgtggtgaaacccgtctctactaaaaatacaaaaattagctgggcgtagtggtgggcacctgtaatcccatctcctcgggaggctgaggcaggagaattgcttgaacccgggaggtagaggttgcagtgagccgagatcgtgccactgcactccagcctcggcgacaagagtgagactccgtctcaaaaaaaaaaaattaaataaataaaataaaacctcccACTatggctggttgcagtggcatgtgcctatagtcccagctactcatgaagctgaggcaggaggatcgcttgtgctctggagtttgaggccagcctgggcaacatactgagacccccattataaaaattaaacaattacattaaaacgttttttaaaatttaaatataatctgAGCTATTTGATCaggaaaaaaaacctcaaaaaacagataaataaaatttccCACTATGCTTAGATTTGCTGTTTTCTCCCTACAAACCTAGCTGGCTTtgctctgtgtttttttgttgttgtttgattgtttgtttgtttgttttttgagatggaatctcgccctgttgcccaggctggagtgcagtggcgcaatctcggctcactgcaaactctgcctcccaggttcacgccattctcctgcctcagcctcccaagactacaggcgcccgccaccatgcctggctaattttttgtatttttgatagagacagggtttcaccatgtcagccaggatggtctcgatctcctgaccttgtggtccacccgcctcagcctcccaaagtgctgggattacaggcgtgagccaccacgcccagccaatgttTTCAGGacatttctcttttcccttcacGAAGTGCATCTTTGattactttgcccattttttttctttttatgtgctGTTCTGTAAGAATCCTCTATAGCTCTTGGGCAGTAATTCTTTGTGCTTTTAAGtctcattttctctctatctGCCACTTGCATTTTGTCTCTTATTGTGTCTTTTATTGGATGGAAAATTTGAATGCTGATATCAGACTTGTTAATCcttgtctgttttttattttttgttttttgtttgtaagACATTGTCTCTTTTGCCCaatctggaatgcagtggcacaattacagctcactgcagcctcagccttctgtgtgggctcaagcgataactcccactgcagcctctcagagtgctgggatcacaggcatgaccCCCAATGCTTGGCCATATGGTTTTTTTGGTTAAGTTTTGTTGGATCAAAGTCTGCCACACTTATGAAGGCATACTACATTATTTAAACTTTGACTTTTATGTTGCAGCCTGTATCCTTCTGAAATTtgaatacacgcacacacacacacatatatatacacatatacatgtatatatatttaaattgccTAGAATGtagacatatatgtatgtatgtattctgAGGCAAGGGTCTATTttcattttaccttaaaaaatagaaagaaggctgggcacagtggctcattcctgtatttgcagcattttgggaggccgaggtgggataattgcttgaagtTTTTGAgattgaggcttcagtgaaccaaggtcacaccactgcactttagcctggatgacagagtgagacccagtcccactgaatgaacgaatgaaggGACAACCAGTTGTCTTAATGTTGTGAAGTCTGAGTGGACAAGGATGGTGACAGGAAGATTGATATGTATGAAGACACATGCAGCTATTTACAGAATGCCCTTCATCCCCTAGCCTTGGAGACTGCTTCGTACAtgatccagtttttttttttttttttttttttttgagacagagtcttgctctgttgcccaggctggagtgcagtggcacaatctcggctcactgcaagctccgcctcccgggttcacgccattctcctgcctcagcctcccgagtagctgggaatacaggcgcctgccaccacgcccgcctaattgtttgtatttttttagtagagacggggtttcaccatgttagccagaatggtctcgatctcctgaccttgtgatctgcccaccttggcctcccaaagtgctgggattacaggcatgaccaccgtgcccagccgacatGATCCAGTTTTTATACCAACCATGCAGGGCAGTctgacagtttttgttttgttttgttttttgagatggagtctcactttgccgcccaggctggagtgcagtggtgcgatatcagctcactgcaacctctgcctactgggttgaagtcattcttctgcctcagcctccagagtagctgggactacaggcatgtgccaccatgcctggctgatttttttgtatttttagtagagatggtgtctcaccatgttggtcaggctggtcttgaactcctgacttcaaatgatcaacccgcctctgcttcccaaagtgctggaattacaggtgtgaaccactgtgccccgCCAGGTCATTGACAGTTCTAAGACTTAGACCCAGAACTTTTAGGTCACCAGTCCTGTGCTTTGTCCTATCATGAATGCAGAACCTTGATGACAGAGCTGGGGTGAGAACTGCTCCTTCAGTGCTGTTGTAAGCTCGTTGTGAAGTCAGAGCTTTGGCAATGTGTACTGATGGGCAGTGCATGACAGGGACAAGAATGCAGTGGCTGGGATGGAATTCTAGGGGGAGCAGGGATGTTTGGCCTCTGGTCTCACATCTCAAACTAATCCTTTTGGTGATGATTTATCCCGAGGACCATTCCTCCTGCCTGCTCTCTAGGAAGATGAAAATGCTACATGGTTCTTTTGAATCTGTTCTTGGTTCCATTCCTTGGCTATGATTTTACCTCTTCCTTGTATAAACttgaatttaaaagagaaaacaagtaaaaaaatacaCATCTTCACACCTAGCCCATCATCATTGTCTGTTTCTCTTACAGATAAAGCTTCATATGCCTAAGtctgcatttttcttctttttgcggTTTGGGATATGAGATTGAAAATGACAACTCGGAATTTTCCTGAGAGAGAAGTACCCTGTGATGTAGAAATGGAAAGATTCAGAAGGGAAGTTCCCTGCTTGTCCAGTTTAGGTGATGGTTGGGACTGTGAGAACCAGGAGGGACACTTGAGGCAATCAGCTTTAACTCTGGAGAAACCAGGGACTCAGGAAGCAATTTGTGAATATCCTGGTTTTGGGGAGCAGTTGATTGCAAGCTCAGACCTTCTACCATCTCAGAGAGTTCTGGCAACAAATGGTTTCCATGCACCTGACTCAAATGTTAGTGGTCTGGATTGTGACCCCGCCTTATCCAGCTATCCTAAAAGTTATGCGGGTAAGAGAACTGGTGACAGCGATGCCTGTGGAAAAGCCTTCAACCATTCCATGGAAGTTATTCATGGAAGAAATCCAGTGAGAGAGAAGCCCTACAAATACCCTGAAAGTGGTAAGTCTTTTAATCATTTTACCTCTCTTGGTcatcaaaaaataatgaaaagaggcAAGAAACTGTATGAAGGTAAGAATTTTGAGGACATCTTTACCCTGAGCTCATCGCTTAATGAAAACCAGAGAAATCTCCCTGGCGAGAAACAATATAGATGTACTGAATGTGGCAAATGCTTCAAACGGAACTCTTCTCTTGTTTTGCATCACCGAACTCACACCGGAGAGAAGCCTTATACTTGTAATGAGTGTGGAAAGTCCTTCTCCAAGAACTACAACCTGATTGTGCATCAAAGGATCCACACAGGAGAGAAGCCCTACGAATGCAGTAAATGTGGGAAAGCTTTCAGTGATGGGTCAGCTCTGACGCAGCACCAGAGAATTCACACAGGCGAGAAACCTTATGAATGCCTGGAGTGTGGAAAAACCTTCAACCGAAATTCATCCTTAATTTTGCACCAAAGAACTCATACAGGGGAAAAACCATATAGATGTAACGAGTGCGGGAAACCCTTCACTGACATCTCCCACCTTACAGTGCATCTCAGAATCCACACCGGTGAGAAGCCCTATGAGTGTAGCAAATGTGGAAAGGCTTTCCGGGATGGCTCATACCTCACCCAGCATGAGAGGACTCACACTGGAGAAAAGCCCTTTGAGTGTGCAGAGTGTGGGAAGTCCTTCAACAGAAACTCTCACCTCATTGTGCATCAAAAGATCCATTCCggggagaaaccctatgaatgtaaagaatgtggcaagACTTTCATTGAGAGTGCATACCTCATCAGGCACCAGAGGATTCATACTGGTGAGAAGCCCTATGGCTGCAACCAGTGTCAGAAACTTTTCAGGAATATCGCTGGCCTCATTAGGCACCAGAGGACTCATACTGGTGAGAAGCCCTATGAGTGTAAtcaatgtggcaaagccttcagGGACAGCTCCTGTCTGACCAAGCACCAGAGAATTCACACTAAGGAGACCCCATATCAGTGTCCAGAATGTGGGAAGTCCTTCAAGCAGAACTCTCACCTGGCAGTACATCAGAGACTCCATAGCAGGGAGGGTCCCAGCCAGTGTCCTCAGTGTGGAAAAACGTTCCAAAAGAGCTCATCCCTTGTTCGACATCAAAGAGCACACCTGGGAGAGCAACCCATGGAAACCTAATGGTTGGGGGCCACATGAGTCTCCCAGTCCGCTCTCACTCCTTTGTTGAGGAGGCGTGTCTTAGATCTGACTCCTCTCTGGTCAGTAGAAAAGAATCCTTTAAGCTATCCAGTGAATTGATGAATGTGAGACATTGCTGAGCCACACTGTTAAGTCTGCTCATTGGGGAACTCGGGAGACAACTTAGGATGAGGGCAGAAAAGTCTTTGGGGATGATTCAGTCTGTACCAAACATGACAGCACACACACTGGAATGAAACGTGCAAACATGGGGGTGACACTTCCCACAGAGAGAGCCTGTGAATGCATTCAGAACATGATTGGAATGAAGAGCCCTGTAGTAGGCAGTTTCCACCTTGTACATAAGCAAACACtgagtcaactttttttttttttcccagagtctcactgtgcagtggcacaatctccactcacagcaacctctgtctcccaggttcaagcagttctcctgcctcagcctcccaagtagctaggattacaggtgcctgccaccacacctggctcattttttgtatttttagtagagagagtttcactattttggccaagctggtcttgaactcctgacctcatgatccacccacctcggcttcccaaagtgttgggattacaggcgtgagacactgtccGGCCTGAATCAACCTTTTTAAGTGTAATCAGAAAGAGAGGCTTTGGCAGGGGCTCTTACTGTGTTTTCTGTATCAACAAAGGTGTACAATGAGAGAGTCCACACAGTGCTCTACTGCACACACCACAGAATGTGAGATTTTCCTGTTTGAATGTATGTCTGCATTATACTCCTGCAATAATGCTGAGGACTCGTTGCAGGAGGGCAAACTAGGTGAATAAATTACCTGTGAATGAACAATGAAGTCGTTCCTCTTAAGACTGAAACAagcaggccagacgtggtggctcacgcctgtaatcccagcactttgggaggccgaggacttcaagaccagcctggccagcatggtgaaaccccatctctaccaaaaatacccaaaattagctgggcatagtggtgtgtgcctgtaatcccagctacttgggaagctgaggcaggagaattgcttgaacctgggaggtggaggttgcagtgagctaagatcgcaccactgcactccagcctgggtgacagagcgagactccatctcaaaaaaaaaaaaaaaaagactgaaacaatCTTGTGCTAAGATGGAAAGGGCTGCTTCTAACAGATGTGGTTTGTTGCTTTAGTTGTTGAAGCAAAAATACTGAGTTATTATGTTTATGTTATCACCCCACCACTACCTCCATGGTTGTTCATTTAGGATGCTTCTAATTCATCCACTGTGAACCATTATAAAGGTTTTATTGCCATgttgaaaatgtttataatatggCAAAAAGGGGCATCAAATAGAAGATTTACTATTATTCCAGCCATGTAAAAATATGTGCACATATGGATGTATGTTGAAAGTGGatgatggagaaataaaatgtggttTTCTTTGGGGTCTGGAATTTTGTatcatattttttctctgttaCAGATACTTGTTGGCATAATAATTTggtaataaattaaaaagtgaagCCAAAAGGTGGTTAATTTGGGGTTTCTCTGGACCATTAGTAGTAGGGACTGGATCAGGGCAACAGGGAAGCTGTAAGTGTGGATGGAGGGGCATTGAGCAGTAGCATCTCTGGAATCAGCATCCCAAAGCCCAGGGCATGAGAATAACTTCCTTCTTTGGGACTTGGGTTATAAGGGGGTGTCAGTGTAGAAGAGAGAGTGAGTCCCAGAGAATGGAGAACAGGAAGCCTGTCAAAAATTTGGGATGACTTTCGAGTGGCCCTTCCGAGGCAGTGCAGTGCTGGCCAAGTGAAAGCCAGTCAAGGTGGATGACACAGCCTTGAAGCGCCGTGAGTGGATCCCTTTTGGATTTTGCCTCTAGACAATTTCCTCTCCTGGGAGAAGGGACAGGTGTGACGATGGTGAAGATTAGTGATGAGTCAGTCCAGGACTGGGGTCAGCCAGGCCCATTGTATTAGCTGGATCAAGGTTCATGTGTATGTGACCTGGTGTCTCCATGGTGCTGGTATTCTGAGGTCTGGACCCTCAGGCCAGCTCGTGGGGGGCTTCAAGCAGCCATGCCTCCTTCCATGTGTGTCTTCTCTTTTGTCTGGCATCAGCCTCCTTCCATGTGTGTCTTCTCTTTTGTCTGGCATCAGCTGTGGCCTCCATGGCACTTGCTGTCTCCCATGAGGCAGCCAACCTTGGTATGCCTCTGTTAGCTGTGTCGTGGGAAGGGTGGGCAGCCAGTCCTGAGAGAGGAATGAGTAGGTAGGTAATGGAGGCATGGAGTGAAGAAGGGAAGAGTGGCCCTGAAAGAGCATTTAGAGAAATAAAACCCCCCTACACACATTCGGATATGGTGATCTCATGGTGAGAGGTGCATGGGCATGGAGGACCAGCAGGGATCCTTGTTGAACCCTCTGGAGTCAGGATGGGATGGTGCTGTGTCCCAGGGTGTGGTGATGGATGAAAGGGGACCAGGCTGACTTGTGTTCTCCAGAGAGTTGCGTTTGAGTATAGCCCACATACAGAAAAGTGCACTGCAGACTCTCCTTGACCCAACTTAAATCAGGATCCCCTGAGCCCTCTGACCTTGGGCTTCTCCCTTTCCTTGTAGGATCCAGTTTGAGCAAGATGTTTggatgggcatagtggctcacacctgtaatttcacaacttcgggaggctgaggcaggaggattgcttgagcctaggagttcaagaccagcctgggcaacatagcaagacccccatctctgcaaatagtaatgtaaaaattagccaggtgtgatggcatgtgcctttagttccagcttctcaggagggaGAGTCAGGAagaaggcagaagaatctcttaagcctgggagtttgaggctacagtgagctgtgatcacaccactgcactatggGCTGGATAAtggggcaagaccctgtctcaaaacagaatctgatatggtttggctctgtgtccccacccaaatctcatgtcaaattgtaattcctactgttaggggagggacctggtgggagatgaatggatcatgggggcagatttcctccttgctgttctcatgatagttcaTGTGAGACctgcttgtttaaaaatgtgtagcacttcCTTCTTCATTCACCCtctttcctgctctgccatggtaagacatgcttacttctttaccttctgccatgactgtaagtttcctgaggcctcccagctatgcttcatgtacagcctgtggaattgtgagtcaattaaacctcttttcttcataaattacccaatcttaggtagttccttatagcagtgtgagaatggactaatacagaaagttGGTAAcaggagtggggcactgctataaagatacctgaagctactttggaactgggtaatgtgcagatgttggaacagtttgaagggatcagaagaagacaggaagttgAGGGAAAgtgtggaacttcctagagacttaaatggttgtgaccaaaatgctaataatatggacagtgaagtctgGGCtgtggtggtctcagatggagatgaggaacttactggtaACTGAAATGTCACTCTCGCTgtgctttagcaaaaagactggcagcattgtgctcctgctctagagatctgtgagAGACAACTTGAGCTTGAGAAAGATTATTTAGAGTgtctggcagaataaatttctaagcagcagtgTTGGAGAGGTCACCTGGCTGCTCCTAAAAGTCTGCACTCAATTGCATAATCAAAGAAATGACCTAAAACTATAACTTATATTTAAACTGGAAGCAGAGCATGAAAGTTTTGAAAATTTGCTGCCCATTTTCTGGCAGGAATCAAAGGCTGCAGAAATGTACATAAGTAAGgaagagctgaatgttaatagccaagataaTGAGCAAAATGCCtgcagggcatttcagagaccttcacagcagcccctcccatcacaagcctggaggcctaggagagaaaaatggttttgtgggccagggtCCAGGGCCGCACTGCTCTGTGCATCCTCAAGACTTGGcatcctgcatcccagctgtttCAGTTCTAactggctaaaaggggccaatgtacagcttggtccattgcttcagagggtgcaagtcccaagccttggcagcttccacatggtattggacctgtgggtgcacagaaggcaagagttgaagtttgggagcctctgcctagatttcagaggatgtatgggaaCACCTGGACGTCCAGGCAGAAGTCCGCTGCATGGGTGGAGCCCTcgtggagaacctctactaacGCAGTAGGATggaggaaatgtggggttggaaccccacacagagtccccactcaggcactgcctagtggagctgtgagaagagggtcaccatcctccagactccagaatggtaggtCCACCGTTAGCTTGCAGCGTGTGCCTGGAAAAACCACAAGCACTCAATactagcctgtgaaagcagccacaggggctgtaccctgcattGCCACAGGAGTGGagtgcccaaggccttgggagcccagcccttgcatcagtgtgacctggatgtgagacatggagtcaaagaagattacTTTGGAGcttaaatatttaatgactgccctccTGGtattcagacttgcatggggcctgtagcccctttgttctgaccaatttctcccttttggaataggggaatttacccaatgcctgtaccctccattgtaccttggaagtaactcacttgcttttgattttacaggctcataggtgaaagggacttgccttgtctcagatgagtctTTGGACTtgcacttttgagttaatgctggaatgagttaagactttggggcacTGTTCAGAAGGCATGATTGCATTTTGCAATATGAGAAGAATATGAGATTTAGGGGTGGGACAGGGATAGAATGATATGGGTTAGCTCTGTGTTTCTGccaaaatctcatgtcgaattgtaattcccagtgttggggacagacctggtgggaggtgattgtatcatgggggtggatttccgcttttgctgttttcatgatagtgagtgagttttcatgagacctggttgtttaaaagtgtgtagcactcccCACTCCACTCGCTCTGCCAcagtaagatgtgcttgcttccccacCCTCTGTCATGATGGTAAATTTCTTGAGGccttccagccatgcttcctgtacagcctgtggaactgtgagtcaatgaaacctcttttcttcataaattacccagtctcaggtagtcctttatagcagtgtgagaatggactaatacataatCCTAAGTCATGTTAGCAAAAAATCTTCCCCTTCCTCTTGATATCTGATCAAATTCCTTGTCCCCCACCTTCAATGTCTTCTTCCCTTGGCCTGTCTTTAGGAAAACTTCCCTTGAGTTGGCCTGGTAAGAATTCACCCCTTATCCCTGAGGTTTGCACTTAGTAATTTTTCATCCTCCAGACACCCTGCTGCTTCTTGGCTTTAAGCCCTCACTTGTTCTTGTCCAAGCTGGAGTTGAGTCTGGCCTCCCAAGCCCCTCTGTAGTAGCTTCTGGAAAAAGCCCACCTCACCATGTGTTTGTATGAATGGAATTAGATGCCTGCCTCTTGCACAACATTGTATAGGTTagactcatccatgttgctgcaggcAGCTGTGGTTTCTCCTCAgtgctgtgtaatattccatggtgtgggTGCACTTGAACATGTGGATCTATTCACTGTGAGCAGTGGTTCTCATCCAGGGGCAATTTTGCCCCCAGGGGACATATGGAGACATCTGGGTGGTCATAATGAAAGGTGGCATCTGGCAGGtggaggctggggctgctgctaaacatcctacaaggcTCACGATGGCCCCCACAGCAGAGTTATCCAGCCCAGGTGTGAGCTGTGCCAAGGCTTAAGTGTATAGATTTCTTGTTCATACTTTCAAAAGAATGAACCCCATTACTGGGGGGAAAAGTCTTACATTCCCAGGATATGTACAGTTATAAGTTACAGATTTGTGTCTCTGTAGAAATGTGTGTATCATAAGACACAAGTCCCTAGTGGACTGTCAGGAACGCCCAGGCTGGGCACTTCACTTTGGTGTCTGCAGCTCTCAAGTAAAATATGCAGGTGTTGCAGTGTTAGTGTCAGCAGCATCTCCACCTCTTGGTTCCACCTTTCAGATTCTGGGATGGACTCATCCCCTGACCAGTTGTGGCCAGAGAGTAAGCATTCTGAAGAAGTGGTGTCAACTATGATATTGGTATGAGCCCCTTGGTTTTGTGTGAATTGTATTCCTCTTGATCTTTATTGAAAAGATTTTCCTAGGCTGggcactatggctcacacctgtaatcccaggacttcgggaggctgagatggaaggatcacttgagtccaggagtttgggaccagcctgggcaacagacagagaccgtatctctacaaaatgaaatgaaataataaaaaataaacttttctcaAATTAGCAGGAATCACTGCTGTAATGAACATGTAGTAGTCCTCCCTACCAAATCCAGGGGGGATACATTCCAGTACCATGGTGGATGCCTAAAACCTCTTATGACACCAAACCATATATACAGTTGTTCCTCCATATCTGTGGGAGATTGATTCCAAAACTGCCCTCAGACACCAAATTGGatgatgctcaagtcccttatataagaTGGTGTGTATTTTCATATAATCCACACACATCTTCCAGTGTACTTTAAGTAAtgtctaggctgggcgcagtggctcaagcctgtaatcccaacactttgggaggccaaggcgggcagatcacctgaggtcaggagttcaagaccagcctggacaacatggcaaaaccccatctctactaaaaatacaaaaattagctgggtgtggtagcgtgcacctgtaatcccagctactagagaggttgaggcaggagaatcacttgaacctgggaggtggaggctgcagtgagccaagatcatgccactgcactccagcctgggagacagagtgagactccatctcaaaaaaaaaaaaaaaaaaaaagtaatgtttagGTTACTTATGTtccctaatacaatgtaaatactttgtaatttttatattgtattatttagGAGGTAATGATGAGGAAAAAAGTCTGCACACACTCAGTACAGATGCAGtgttttttcaaatactttcaaTCCAAAGTTGGTTGAATCTACAAATGTGGAACCCATGCATACAGAGGGCTAActgtatactatgttttttcttatACTTAACCTGCGATAaggtttaatttataaaataatttttaaagtaaaggttacttgaacacaagtacTGTGATACCATGATGGTTGATTTAATAACCAAGGTGGCTTCTAAAAGTGACTAATGGGGGATATACAGTGTGGACACACTGGACAAATGCCTGGTTCCCATCCTGGGT
Proteins encoded in this window:
- the ZNF329 gene encoding zinc finger protein 329, which codes for MRLKMTTRNFPEREVPCDVEMERFRREVPCLSSLGDGWDCENQEGHLRQSALTLEKPGTQEAICEYPGFGEQLIASSDLLPSQRVLATNGFHAPDSNVSGLDCDPALSSYPKSYAGKRTGDSDACGKAFNHSMEVIHGRNPVREKPYKYPESGKSFNHFTSLGHQKIMKRGKKLYEGKNFEDIFTLSSSLNENQRNLPGEKQYRCTECGKCFKRNSSLVLHHRTHTGEKPYTCNECGKSFSKNYNLIVHQRIHTGEKPYECSKCGKAFSDGSALTQHQRIHTGEKPYECLECGKTFNRNSSLILHQRTHTGEKPYRCNECGKPFTDISHLTVHLRIHTGEKPYECSKCGKAFRDGSYLTQHERTHTGEKPFECAECGKSFNRNSHLIVHQKIHSGEKPYECKECGKTFIESAYLIRHQRIHTGEKPYGCNQCQKLFRNIAGLIRHQRTHTGEKPYECNQCGKAFRDSSCLTKHQRIHTKETPYQCPECGKSFKQNSHLAVHQRLHSREGPSQCPQCGKTFQKSSSLVRHQRAHLGEQPMET